A part of Larkinella insperata genomic DNA contains:
- a CDS encoding MGH1-like glycoside hydrolase domain-containing protein, producing MEYNLKMQNNIERERIYSRADNKGWKKWGPYLSERSWGTVREDYSVHGNAWGFITHDMARSRAYRWGEDGIGGLSDNKGHVCFALAFWNHQDSIIKERLFGLTGPEGNHGEDVKELYYYLDSTPTHSYMKMLYKYPQQPFPYGRLVDAARHRNRLEPEFELVDTGIFDENQYFDIFIEYAKNDENDILIKITAHNRYSQEAQLTMLPTLWFRNTWSWGYEQYAYKPILNGIATTQIAVDHKLLGKYKLYCEDADELLFCENETNTERLYGIPNESLFCKDGINNYVISGDKKYVNPNQIGSKASARYVRAVPGGDSVTIRLRFSQDTHNSQPFADFDEIFDQRLREADEFYDQLQSNVVDPELRTIQRQAYAGMLWNKQFYYYNVNEWLKGDPKMPTPFHGRAYQRNSSWRHMYTANILSMPDKWEYPWFAAWDLAFHTLTLARLDPHFAKRQLAVILREYYMHPNGQIPAYEWNFSDVNPPVHAWATWKVYEIDRDMNGKGDIDFLERVFHKMLLNFTWWVNRKDVNGNSIFGGGFLGLDNIGVFDRSQPLPMGGHIEQADGTGWMAMYTLNMLRIACEIALTRPSYQDMASKFFEHFLHIAAAMKNLGGQGISLWDEDDQFYYDVLHTPDSSMLLKIRSMVGLIPLFAVEILDDKLLEKLPDFKRRVEWVLTNRPDLASLISRWHEPGKGATHLLSLLRGHRMKMLLKRMFDETEFLSEYGIRALSKYHGDKPYEFNLNGEIFTVKYVPNESETSLFGGNSNWRGPIWFPVNYLLIDSLLKFYNYYGDDFEIEYPTNSGQVMSIKEATVLVAERLINIFRRDNTGKVPAYSGHEKFQDDPHFKDLHLFFEYFHGDNGSGLGANHQTGWTGLVADLIEFLYQHRQQQEPIHAKVL from the coding sequence ATGGAATACAACCTTAAGATGCAAAACAACATCGAACGCGAGCGAATCTACAGCCGCGCAGACAACAAAGGGTGGAAGAAATGGGGCCCTTATCTCTCGGAACGCTCGTGGGGTACGGTTCGTGAGGACTACAGCGTCCACGGCAACGCCTGGGGATTTATTACCCACGACATGGCACGCTCCCGGGCCTACCGCTGGGGGGAAGACGGTATTGGTGGGCTTTCCGACAACAAAGGGCACGTTTGTTTTGCGCTGGCATTCTGGAATCACCAGGACAGCATCATCAAGGAACGGCTTTTTGGGCTGACCGGTCCGGAAGGCAACCACGGCGAAGACGTCAAAGAGCTGTATTACTACCTCGATAGTACGCCGACGCACTCCTACATGAAGATGCTCTACAAGTATCCGCAGCAGCCGTTTCCGTACGGCCGTCTGGTGGATGCGGCCCGCCATCGCAACCGGCTCGAACCCGAATTCGAACTAGTCGATACGGGTATTTTCGACGAGAATCAGTACTTCGATATTTTTATTGAATACGCCAAAAACGACGAAAACGATATCCTGATCAAGATAACGGCGCACAACCGGTATTCGCAGGAGGCTCAACTGACGATGCTTCCTACGCTCTGGTTCCGCAACACCTGGTCGTGGGGGTACGAACAATATGCCTACAAACCGATTCTGAACGGTATTGCTACCACGCAGATTGCGGTTGATCATAAGCTGCTCGGCAAATACAAGCTCTACTGCGAAGATGCCGACGAATTGCTGTTCTGCGAAAATGAAACCAATACCGAACGACTTTACGGTATTCCGAACGAGTCGCTGTTTTGCAAGGACGGTATTAATAATTACGTTATTTCGGGCGACAAGAAGTATGTTAACCCGAACCAAATCGGCTCGAAGGCTTCTGCGCGGTACGTGCGGGCGGTACCGGGGGGCGATTCGGTGACCATCCGGCTGCGGTTCAGCCAGGATACCCACAACAGCCAGCCGTTTGCCGACTTTGACGAAATTTTTGATCAGCGGCTGCGGGAGGCCGACGAGTTTTACGATCAGTTGCAAAGCAACGTCGTTGATCCCGAACTGCGGACCATTCAGCGGCAGGCCTACGCCGGTATGTTGTGGAACAAGCAGTTCTATTATTACAACGTGAACGAGTGGCTCAAGGGCGACCCCAAAATGCCAACGCCGTTCCACGGCCGGGCCTATCAGCGCAATTCCAGCTGGCGGCATATGTACACGGCCAACATCCTGTCGATGCCCGACAAATGGGAATATCCGTGGTTTGCAGCCTGGGACCTGGCGTTTCATACGCTGACGCTGGCCCGGCTCGATCCGCACTTCGCCAAACGGCAACTGGCGGTTATTCTGCGCGAGTACTACATGCATCCCAACGGCCAGATTCCGGCCTACGAGTGGAATTTCAGCGATGTAAACCCGCCCGTCCACGCCTGGGCGACCTGGAAAGTTTATGAGATCGACCGGGACATGAACGGCAAGGGAGACATCGACTTCCTGGAACGGGTTTTTCACAAAATGCTGCTCAACTTTACGTGGTGGGTCAACCGCAAGGACGTGAACGGGAACAGCATCTTCGGCGGGGGCTTCCTCGGCCTCGATAACATCGGGGTGTTCGACCGCAGCCAGCCCTTGCCGATGGGTGGTCACATTGAGCAGGCCGACGGTACGGGCTGGATGGCGATGTACACGCTAAACATGCTCCGGATTGCCTGCGAAATTGCCCTGACCCGGCCCTCCTACCAGGACATGGCGTCCAAATTTTTCGAGCACTTCCTGCACATCGCAGCCGCCATGAAAAACCTCGGGGGCCAGGGTATCAGTCTGTGGGACGAAGACGATCAGTTTTACTACGACGTTCTGCACACGCCCGACTCCAGTATGCTGCTGAAAATCCGGTCGATGGTGGGTCTGATTCCGCTGTTTGCCGTGGAGATTCTAGACGATAAGCTGCTGGAAAAATTGCCGGACTTCAAACGCCGGGTGGAATGGGTGTTGACCAACCGCCCGGATCTGGCGTCGCTGATTTCGCGCTGGCACGAACCGGGAAAAGGCGCCACGCACCTGCTCTCGCTGCTCCGCGGCCACCGGATGAAGATGCTGCTCAAACGGATGTTCGACGAAACCGAATTCCTGTCGGAGTACGGCATCCGGGCCCTGTCGAAATACCACGGCGACAAACCGTACGAGTTCAACCTGAACGGCGAAATCTTTACGGTTAAATACGTGCCGAACGAATCGGAAACCAGCCTGTTCGGCGGTAACTCCAACTGGCGGGGGCCAATCTGGTTTCCGGTCAATTACCTACTGATCGACTCGCTCCTCAAGTTTTACAACTACTACGGCGACGATTTTGAAATCGAGTACCCGACGAATTCGGGCCAGGTCATGAGCATCAAAGAAGCCACGGTATTGGTTGCCGAGCGCCTGATCAACATCTTCCGGCGCGACAACACCGGCAAAGTTCCGGCCTATAGCGGACACGAGAAGTTTCAGGATGATCCGCACTTCAAGGACCTTCACCTGTTTTTCGAGTACTTCCACGGCGATAACGGAAGCGGCCTGGGCGCCAACCACCAAACTGGCTGGACGGGTCTGGTAGCCGACCTAATCGAGTTTTTATACCAACACCGCCAGCAGCAGGAGCCCATTCACGCCAAGGTGTTGTAG
- a CDS encoding tetratricopeptide repeat protein, translating into MARNKNYAGALQLLKRAAAGRPSDTLLYNQAIILSHLKRYEEAASLLQQAPTFSQAQANQGIFFCMSGDVKTGLSLLENTSGGKNADKIAYNRAVAYLHARRFDDANRAASEAVRIRGGEPLYRLVKADALQGLGKHREALNAYEALEKETKLATMLPVRIGNALLGLKQYEEAAASFNRYLISGDRSNQAEARYGLANAFYGQKEFSKAVAEFRRAVQFRPQWLEARTGLGNALCSIRDYRSARIEYEAALALKPDDPHLHLGLGVVSHRQGLHEEALEHFAKASSLLDEKDKELADCFLSLGLTKLEMNQLDSALVHLNVAMRLNKDHPAAYAGASEVYRKKESSRYTLEYLEKAIRLSPQNDKMLTNKGNMYLKLGDMDQAYENFYWALNHNSQNINALNGLSISLLEKDRIEEAETVLDSLINRGHHKAFLLNNRGIVRSYLALKHEKQKDQHGARQYYYRSIRDYERSRDLDSTHKTYFNNLGNVYKNTGEYDKAVKSYLGHLDRSAINNLGVLYARNGKGDYGRHYLNVAITIDSASLVYRYNRYKVYKEFFKDSLTRRPDILQGQDLMPTNSISSKYSKDGYINIYLYDYDFEHYEFPGDHYFPIQNALPAPPEYRPLDDLLAMSAVKESTTPRVAPPVRITSKRMPKARRTRMAGSTKCPKII; encoded by the coding sequence TTGGCCCGAAATAAAAATTACGCCGGGGCCCTCCAGTTGCTCAAGCGGGCCGCTGCCGGACGCCCTTCCGACACCCTCCTGTATAACCAGGCCATCATTTTAAGCCACCTGAAACGGTACGAAGAAGCGGCCTCCCTCCTGCAACAGGCGCCGACGTTCTCCCAGGCTCAGGCCAACCAGGGTATCTTTTTCTGCATGAGTGGCGATGTAAAAACGGGTTTGTCTCTACTGGAAAACACGTCTGGCGGAAAGAATGCGGATAAAATCGCTTACAACCGCGCCGTCGCCTATTTGCACGCCCGTCGGTTCGACGACGCCAACCGCGCAGCTTCGGAAGCTGTCAGGATCCGGGGCGGTGAGCCCCTGTACCGGCTGGTGAAAGCCGATGCCCTGCAGGGGCTGGGCAAACACCGGGAAGCACTCAATGCCTATGAAGCCCTTGAAAAAGAGACCAAACTGGCAACCATGCTGCCCGTACGCATTGGTAACGCCCTTCTGGGCCTGAAGCAATACGAAGAAGCCGCTGCCAGTTTCAACCGTTATCTGATCTCCGGCGACCGCAGCAACCAGGCGGAAGCTCGCTACGGTCTGGCCAACGCCTTTTATGGTCAAAAAGAGTTTTCGAAAGCCGTTGCTGAATTTCGGCGGGCGGTGCAGTTTCGGCCCCAGTGGCTGGAAGCCCGTACGGGCCTTGGCAATGCCCTGTGCAGCATCCGGGATTACCGCTCAGCCCGCATCGAATACGAAGCCGCGCTGGCCCTGAAGCCCGACGACCCGCACCTTCACCTTGGTCTGGGTGTGGTGAGCCACCGGCAGGGGTTGCACGAGGAAGCACTGGAGCACTTCGCCAAAGCGTCGAGCTTGCTGGATGAAAAAGACAAAGAACTTGCCGACTGCTTTCTGAGCCTGGGCCTTACCAAACTGGAGATGAACCAGTTGGATTCCGCCCTTGTGCATTTGAATGTGGCGATGCGACTCAACAAAGATCACCCGGCGGCCTACGCCGGTGCCAGTGAAGTTTACCGGAAGAAGGAAAGCTCCCGCTACACCCTGGAATACTTGGAAAAAGCCATCCGCCTATCTCCCCAAAACGATAAGATGTTGACCAACAAAGGCAACATGTACCTGAAGCTGGGAGACATGGACCAGGCTTACGAGAATTTCTACTGGGCTTTAAATCATAATTCGCAGAACATCAACGCCCTGAACGGCCTTTCGATCTCTTTGCTGGAAAAAGACCGCATTGAAGAAGCCGAGACGGTGCTCGACAGCCTCATCAACCGCGGTCATCACAAGGCGTTTTTGCTCAACAACCGGGGTATCGTCCGCTCGTACCTGGCACTGAAGCACGAAAAGCAGAAAGACCAGCACGGCGCACGGCAATATTACTACCGCTCCATCCGCGACTACGAACGCTCCCGCGATCTAGACTCGACGCACAAAACGTATTTCAACAACCTGGGGAACGTCTACAAAAACACGGGTGAATACGACAAAGCCGTTAAAAGCTACCTCGGTCACCTCGACCGCAGTGCCATCAACAACCTGGGCGTTCTGTACGCCCGTAACGGAAAAGGCGATTACGGACGGCATTACCTGAACGTTGCCATCACCATCGATTCGGCCAGTCTGGTCTACCGGTATAACCGCTACAAAGTGTACAAGGAATTTTTCAAGGATTCGCTGACCCGACGACCCGACATCCTTCAGGGCCAGGATTTGATGCCAACCAACTCCATTAGTTCAAAATACAGCAAAGACGGTTACATCAACATCTACCTGTACGATTACGACTTCGAGCATTACGAATTCCCCGGTGACCATTATTTTCCTATTCAGAATGCCCTTCCGGCCCCACCGGAGTACCGCCCGCTGGACGATTTGCTGGCCATGTCGGCGGTCAAAGAGTCGACCACGCCCCGGGTTGCCCCCCCGGTTCGGATTACCAGCAAGCGGATGCCCAAAGCCCGCCGAACCCGCATGGCAGGCAGCACGAAATGCCCCAAGATCATCTGA
- a CDS encoding DoxX family protein translates to MNVIQRVEHWGDTHHPAWIDALRIMLGIVLFLKGVSFIGDTGHLTNLVGGTRFDLIPMFLIHYVAFAHLVGGLLIAMGCMTRLAVLVQLPILLGAVFFVNITHGFSALNSELWLSVVVLLLLLVFLVVGSGRFSVDDYMRRHDH, encoded by the coding sequence ATGAATGTTATACAACGTGTTGAGCATTGGGGAGATACACATCACCCGGCCTGGATTGACGCACTTCGCATTATGCTGGGAATTGTTCTGTTCCTGAAAGGGGTAAGTTTCATTGGGGATACGGGTCATCTGACCAACCTGGTGGGCGGTACCCGGTTCGATTTGATTCCGATGTTTCTGATTCACTACGTGGCTTTTGCCCATCTGGTCGGCGGCTTGCTGATTGCGATGGGTTGTATGACCCGTCTGGCCGTGCTGGTTCAGTTACCAATCCTGCTGGGAGCGGTATTTTTTGTTAACATCACCCACGGTTTCTCCGCCCTGAATTCGGAACTCTGGTTATCCGTCGTGGTGCTGCTTCTTTTGCTGGTTTTTCTGGTAGTGGGGTCCGGCCGCTTTTCGGTGGATGATTACATGCGGAGACACGACCATTAA
- a CDS encoding AraC family transcriptional regulator codes for MTAGRKIVQQQEIAPSWGGRLDTLVENKLTLTHEVAELNLYETFQRAQLVELEFNSPVLTSMLTGKKVMHIDNLKPFDYLPGESLVLPANKLMKIDFPEATVQTPTRCIALSISGEFIQQTVNHLNEEYPRSEPSELWEVDVNNYHFRNGFEISLLIDKIIRLYRENNAMKPFFIHNSIQELIVRLMQTQARRVLVDQAKQHMNTHRLAYVVEYIRKNLTKTLAIEELSSQACLSKSHFFRLFKNELGMSPIQFILQERIRLAKQILSNPAKSITDACFESGFNSLTHFSSAFRTLERISPRQYKQQLL; via the coding sequence ATGACAGCGGGAAGAAAGATAGTACAGCAGCAGGAGATCGCGCCATCCTGGGGAGGGCGTCTGGATACGCTGGTTGAGAACAAATTAACGCTGACGCACGAAGTTGCTGAACTGAACCTGTATGAAACTTTCCAGCGGGCTCAGCTGGTCGAACTGGAGTTTAACTCGCCGGTCCTGACGAGTATGCTGACGGGTAAAAAAGTGATGCACATCGATAACCTGAAACCGTTCGACTACCTGCCCGGCGAGTCGCTGGTGTTACCGGCCAACAAGTTGATGAAAATTGATTTTCCGGAAGCGACGGTTCAGACGCCTACCCGCTGCATTGCCCTTTCAATCTCGGGCGAGTTTATTCAGCAAACCGTCAACCACCTGAACGAAGAATATCCGCGCAGCGAACCGAGCGAACTATGGGAGGTGGACGTGAACAACTACCATTTTCGCAACGGCTTTGAAATCAGCCTGCTGATCGATAAAATTATCCGGCTGTATCGGGAAAACAACGCAATGAAGCCGTTTTTTATCCACAACTCGATTCAGGAGCTGATCGTGCGGCTCATGCAGACGCAGGCCCGGCGCGTGCTGGTGGACCAGGCCAAACAGCACATGAACACGCACCGGCTGGCGTACGTCGTGGAGTACATTCGAAAAAATCTGACGAAGACCTTAGCGATCGAAGAGCTATCCAGTCAGGCCTGTTTGTCGAAATCCCATTTCTTCCGCTTGTTTAAAAACGAACTGGGCATGTCGCCGATCCAGTTTATTCTTCAGGAACGTATCCGGCTGGCCAAGCAAATCTTGAGTAATCCGGCCAAATCGATCACGGACGCCTGTTTTGAATCGGGTTTCAACAGCCTGACGCACTTTAGCAGCGCCTTCCGGACCCTGGAGCGCATCAGTCCCCGTCAGTATAAGCAGCAGTTGTTATAA